A window of Reinekea marina contains these coding sequences:
- a CDS encoding DegV family protein: MSILLVVDAACDLPATFVAERGIVVFPITVNVDGNLYEDSKDPEELKAFYADNLLTLEHKAETIAFSPEKIHQVFKDDILEFFDFALVQTASKARSPIFNNYELAQPKILKSYRGLGKSEKPFAMRVMNSANMFAGQGLLAAFTSDLIKAGKSRQEILKLSEAFKNKIYAYMLPPEVGYIRERAKTRGENSVGAVSAFFAKSMKIKPIIQFKNDDTVSVASVKGYRNAGNGLFEYAIKRIQKGLLCQYVVVSVAGDEADLMAFEQYPKMLAIAKENNVQVLSCVMGLSGGINLGPGAISLALAAEDHDFED, translated from the coding sequence ATGAGTATATTGTTGGTCGTTGATGCCGCCTGCGATTTGCCAGCTACCTTTGTAGCAGAGCGAGGCATTGTTGTATTTCCTATTACAGTAAACGTAGATGGCAATTTATACGAAGACAGCAAAGACCCTGAAGAGCTTAAAGCCTTCTATGCCGATAACCTTTTAACATTAGAGCACAAAGCCGAAACTATCGCCTTTAGTCCAGAAAAAATACATCAAGTGTTTAAAGACGATATTCTAGAGTTTTTTGATTTTGCGTTGGTGCAAACGGCTAGCAAAGCACGCAGCCCAATTTTTAATAACTATGAACTGGCTCAACCTAAAATATTAAAAAGCTATAGAGGCTTAGGAAAATCCGAAAAACCCTTTGCCATGAGAGTGATGAATTCAGCCAATATGTTTGCAGGCCAAGGGTTGTTAGCCGCCTTTACATCCGATCTCATAAAAGCAGGAAAATCGCGACAAGAAATTTTAAAGCTGTCGGAAGCGTTTAAGAATAAAATATACGCCTACATGCTGCCACCCGAGGTGGGTTATATTCGTGAGCGGGCCAAAACACGAGGTGAAAACTCTGTGGGGGCTGTCAGTGCGTTTTTTGCGAAGTCGATGAAAATAAAACCCATCATCCAATTTAAAAACGACGATACTGTCTCAGTGGCCAGTGTTAAAGGTTATCGCAATGCTGGTAACGGTTTATTTGAGTACGCAATTAAACGAATACAAAAAGGGCTCTTGTGCCAATATGTCGTAGTGAGTGTAGCAGGGGATGAGGCCGATTTAATGGCGTTTGAGCAATACCCAAAAATGTTGGCTATCGCTAAAGAAAATAATGTACAAGTGTTGAGCTGCGTGATGGGCCTAAGTGGTGGAATAAACTTAGGGCCAGGTGCCATTTCATTAGCGCTGGCCGCTGAAGATCATGACTTTGAAGACTGA
- the pabB gene encoding aminodeoxychorismate synthase component I, producing the protein MQVITLDYLSDVIVLTQTLSSENGFIWFHNGPESKAGEEWFSAWPTETYQYLGQNSCQVSCFSGETEHLVRDYFELLKSKLGEPANTPSKGLFTGGLAGHLNYEIGLETQGVATKHACSTEDKTLATVGLYHWACKVDHNNQTIEVFIRSECPTGIKEKIEQWASSNTEQKDNQTKQNNSNLHWQCSMSYEHYCRAFKKVKDYIYAGDIYQANLTRQWSSTSNVTPWANYCKLLRSMSAPFSFYQAVDDVAVMSVSPERFLQVKGDTIFTQPIKGTRARGITPQADERLKIELQNSVKDQAENLMIVDLLRNDIAKNAEPGSVVVDKLFELQSFKNVHHLVSSIRARKLPTSHPLDILKDAFPGGSITGAPKKRAMEIIDELEVVQRRQYCGTAFFLSFEGYLDSNIMIRTLTQRGNELTCSGGGGLVYDSDLDSEYQESELKIQRLLDALSENTL; encoded by the coding sequence TTGCAAGTTATCACTTTAGACTATTTATCCGATGTCATCGTACTTACTCAGACACTTTCGTCAGAAAATGGCTTTATATGGTTTCATAATGGTCCTGAATCTAAGGCTGGAGAAGAGTGGTTTTCGGCTTGGCCTACTGAAACCTATCAGTATTTAGGTCAAAATAGCTGCCAAGTAAGCTGTTTCTCAGGCGAAACGGAACACCTTGTCAGAGATTATTTCGAGCTTTTAAAGTCAAAACTCGGCGAGCCGGCGAATACCCCTTCAAAAGGCCTGTTTACGGGAGGGCTAGCTGGGCATCTTAATTATGAGATAGGCTTGGAAACACAAGGCGTTGCAACGAAACACGCCTGTTCAACTGAAGATAAAACCCTTGCAACGGTGGGCCTGTATCATTGGGCCTGTAAGGTTGACCACAACAACCAAACCATCGAAGTATTTATCCGCTCTGAATGCCCAACAGGCATTAAAGAAAAAATAGAGCAATGGGCGAGCTCAAACACGGAACAAAAGGACAATCAGACCAAGCAAAATAATAGCAATTTACATTGGCAATGCAGTATGAGCTATGAACACTATTGCCGTGCATTTAAGAAGGTGAAAGATTACATATACGCTGGCGATATTTATCAAGCCAACCTCACTCGGCAATGGTCTAGCACCAGCAATGTCACACCGTGGGCCAACTACTGCAAACTGTTAAGGTCCATGTCAGCGCCCTTCTCATTTTACCAAGCGGTTGATGACGTTGCGGTTATGAGCGTTTCTCCTGAACGCTTTTTGCAAGTAAAGGGCGACACCATTTTCACACAGCCTATAAAAGGGACTCGTGCCCGCGGCATTACACCCCAAGCCGATGAGCGGTTAAAAATAGAACTTCAAAACAGCGTAAAAGACCAAGCTGAAAACTTAATGATTGTAGACTTGCTTCGTAATGACATAGCCAAGAATGCAGAGCCAGGTTCAGTCGTTGTTGATAAGTTGTTTGAATTGCAATCTTTTAAAAATGTTCACCATTTAGTCAGCAGTATACGTGCTAGAAAGCTGCCCACTAGCCACCCTTTGGATATTTTAAAAGATGCTTTTCCCGGTGGCTCGATTACAGGTGCGCCGAAGAAACGCGCCATGGAGATCATCGATGAACTAGAAGTGGTGCAAAGGCGGCAATATTGTGGCACTGCGTTTTTCTTGTCTTTTGAAGGTTATTTAGACAGCAACATTATGATTCGGACTCTTACGCAAAGAGGCAACGAGCTTACTTGCAGCGGCGGTGGCGGCCTTGTATACGACAGTGATTTAGACAGCGAGTACCAAGAAAGTGAATTAAAAATTCAACGCCTTCTCGATGCGTTGTCTGAAAACACCTTATAA
- the cysB gene encoding HTH-type transcriptional regulator CysB, with translation MKLQQLRYIWEVAHHDLNVSATAQVLYTSQPGISKQIRLLEDELGIEIFARSGKHLTRVTPAGEAVLKVAGEILGKVDSIKQIAQEHSNNKKGSLSIATTHTQARYALPEVIEHFIEDFPDVSLHMHQGNPLQIAEMAADGTVDMAIATEGMDHFSDLVMMPCYRWNRSLVVPRDHPLAKKGSISLEDVAAFPLVTYVFGFTGRSKLDDAFIAQDLKPKVVFTATDADVIKTYVRLGLGVGILAHMAVDPETDRDLVSIDASHLFEASITRLGIRKGTFIRGYMYRFIERFAPHLDKATVEAAMAVANKHELDEMFKNTSLPTY, from the coding sequence ATGAAGCTACAACAACTCCGATATATTTGGGAAGTTGCGCATCACGATCTAAACGTAAGCGCTACCGCACAAGTTTTGTATACCTCTCAGCCGGGCATCAGTAAACAAATTAGATTACTAGAAGATGAGCTAGGTATAGAAATCTTTGCGCGCTCTGGCAAACACCTTACAAGGGTAACGCCTGCCGGTGAAGCCGTACTCAAAGTGGCGGGTGAAATACTCGGCAAAGTTGATTCAATTAAGCAAATTGCACAAGAGCACAGCAATAATAAAAAGGGCAGTTTAAGCATTGCCACCACCCATACCCAAGCTAGATATGCTTTACCCGAGGTTATCGAGCATTTTATTGAAGACTTCCCCGATGTCTCACTTCACATGCATCAAGGAAACCCACTTCAAATTGCAGAAATGGCTGCAGATGGCACTGTTGATATGGCGATTGCTACAGAAGGTATGGATCATTTTTCTGATTTAGTGATGATGCCTTGTTATCGTTGGAACCGCTCATTGGTGGTTCCGCGTGACCATCCTTTGGCGAAAAAGGGCAGTATCTCATTAGAAGATGTGGCCGCATTCCCATTAGTGACTTATGTTTTTGGTTTTACCGGTCGTTCTAAATTAGACGATGCCTTTATTGCACAAGACTTAAAGCCCAAGGTGGTTTTTACCGCCACCGATGCCGATGTCATAAAAACATACGTTCGTTTAGGCTTGGGTGTAGGTATTTTGGCGCACATGGCGGTAGATCCGGAAACTGATCGAGACTTAGTTAGCATTGATGCTAGCCATTTATTTGAGGCCAGCATCACTCGTTTGGGTATCCGCAAAGGAACATTTATTAGAGGTTATATGTACCGGTTTATTGAACGTTTTGCTCCTCATCTTGATAAAGCGACAGTTGAAGCTGCGATGGCCGTCGCTAATAAACACGAACTAGACGAGATGTTCAAAAATACCTCTTTGCCAACCTACTAA
- a CDS encoding protein kinase domain-containing protein, which translates to MRHLFFRLFFGLISSFILVIGLFPATHGIDSQLISWGRSLSPGDALEAPLVRVVPSLSQRGELVIKTPVSHSPSQVLSGFQYSYSSESITTQRWLQSALNLFRKTRATQIQEGEHFYWQPAQVHYKTLVSYQEGRSFFDATLNTLGVPVEKDADHLLLNYQAIPIDGFGGLFLNWQAVPSLSYADLGNFDATLISHDTPLAHQFIKEQAALLQELWVTVPNWSFLLAILLATAPWLLIATTSKPMWVALSIGLIEVAIVLYLLIAQAVWVPVLVPAVMLVLATVWYLQKTSLMHRINNLNKAHRKIAGYWVASLLDDSKPESAYRFLVEQKNTLAYSPLWLEVAKGYQRNRQLDKAQLCYEELLSFDPKCTEAKKGLKQLKEVIDGTATMVIGQTRSELPVGHIENLTLGRYHITKELGRGAMGIVYEANDPKINRHVALKVVHLKSLGFDEMDAVKQRFFREAQAAGKLNHPNIVTVYDVGEEHDVAFIAMDLLVGHALSDHISKAASIDVIQRVTWIAQAADALAYAHDHEVIHRDVKPANMIIDSKTNQLKLTDFGVARIAGAQQTQTGVVLGSPSYMSPEQIRGDNLTGQTDVFSLGVTLYQALTQQLPFTGDTLPTLAYAITQSKQVSPRNINGDVPVSLVRIVNKALHKELSDRYKNAAELSQALKKWLAEQNK; encoded by the coding sequence GTGCGACACCTGTTTTTTAGGTTATTTTTTGGGCTAATTTCCAGTTTTATTTTAGTCATCGGGCTATTTCCAGCCACGCATGGCATCGATAGCCAACTCATCAGTTGGGGCCGTTCATTGAGCCCGGGAGACGCGTTGGAAGCGCCATTAGTGCGTGTTGTACCGAGCTTGTCTCAAAGAGGTGAGTTGGTCATTAAAACACCGGTATCGCATTCACCTAGTCAGGTTTTGTCTGGCTTTCAATACAGTTACTCGAGCGAATCTATCACTACGCAACGCTGGCTTCAATCGGCGCTCAATCTATTTCGAAAGACTAGAGCGACTCAAATTCAAGAAGGTGAACATTTTTACTGGCAGCCTGCGCAGGTTCACTATAAAACTCTGGTTTCTTACCAAGAAGGTCGCAGTTTTTTTGATGCAACGTTAAATACCTTAGGTGTGCCAGTAGAAAAAGATGCCGATCATTTGTTGCTAAACTATCAAGCAATTCCGATAGATGGTTTTGGAGGCTTGTTTTTAAATTGGCAGGCAGTACCTAGCCTAAGCTATGCAGATTTAGGAAATTTTGATGCCACGCTAATTTCGCATGATACCCCATTAGCGCACCAATTTATTAAAGAGCAAGCCGCTTTGTTACAAGAGCTTTGGGTGACTGTACCGAATTGGTCATTTTTATTGGCCATATTGTTGGCAACTGCACCCTGGCTATTAATAGCGACCACTTCAAAACCAATGTGGGTTGCGTTGTCTATCGGCCTGATAGAGGTTGCTATTGTGCTGTATTTATTGATAGCACAAGCCGTTTGGGTGCCAGTGTTAGTGCCTGCTGTTATGTTGGTGTTGGCCACGGTTTGGTATCTGCAAAAAACCAGCCTAATGCACAGGATAAACAATTTAAACAAAGCGCATAGAAAAATTGCAGGATACTGGGTAGCTTCATTGTTGGATGATAGTAAGCCAGAATCCGCCTACCGATTTCTAGTTGAGCAAAAAAACACATTGGCGTATTCACCACTTTGGCTGGAAGTAGCCAAAGGCTACCAGCGCAATCGCCAGTTAGACAAAGCGCAATTATGCTATGAAGAGTTATTATCGTTTGATCCAAAATGTACGGAAGCTAAAAAAGGATTAAAACAGCTAAAAGAAGTTATTGATGGTACCGCGACAATGGTCATTGGCCAAACTAGAAGTGAGCTGCCAGTTGGGCACATAGAAAATTTAACCCTAGGTCGTTATCACATAACTAAAGAGCTGGGCCGAGGCGCAATGGGGATAGTTTATGAAGCCAACGACCCCAAAATTAACAGGCACGTCGCCTTGAAAGTAGTGCATTTGAAAAGCTTAGGCTTTGATGAGATGGATGCCGTAAAACAGAGGTTTTTCCGCGAAGCACAAGCCGCAGGTAAATTAAACCACCCGAACATAGTGACCGTTTATGATGTGGGTGAAGAGCACGATGTTGCATTTATTGCGATGGACTTACTGGTAGGGCATGCGCTTTCAGATCACATCAGCAAAGCGGCCAGTATTGATGTAATTCAGCGTGTAACCTGGATAGCGCAAGCCGCAGATGCTTTAGCTTATGCGCATGATCACGAGGTGATTCACCGCGATGTGAAACCCGCAAACATGATCATTGACAGCAAAACTAATCAATTGAAATTGACTGACTTTGGTGTGGCGCGTATTGCTGGTGCACAGCAAACACAAACGGGCGTTGTGTTGGGCAGCCCTTCTTACATGTCCCCGGAACAGATTCGAGGCGACAATCTGACCGGGCAAACCGACGTTTTTAGTTTAGGCGTAACGCTTTATCAGGCTTTAACCCAACAATTGCCATTTACGGGCGATACCTTACCGACATTGGCTTATGCAATCACTCAGAGTAAGCAGGTTAGTCCACGTAATATTAATGGTGATGTGCCGGTATCGTTAGTTCGAATTGTGAACAAAGCGTTACATAAGGAGCTGAGCGATCGATATAAGAATGCCGCTGAATTATCTCAAGCATTGAAAAAATGGTTGGCCGAACAAAACAAATAG
- a CDS encoding phosphoadenylyl-sulfate reductase, producing MENITELNLELSAKSPRDIIKHALATHSNIGISFSGAEDVVLIDMAVKLKKDVHIFTLDTGRLHPETYQYLEKVRETYGIRIEIYSPDASALQAFTNEKGLFSFYQDGHKECCGVRKIAPLRNALSNLDAWITGQRKDQSPGTRNSIATVEVDTAFKGKTDQLIKYNPLANWSSEEVWNYIRAMEIPYNELHSKGFKSIGCEPCTKAVLPNQHEREGRWWWEEATQKECGLHAGNMSQP from the coding sequence ATGGAAAATATAACCGAATTAAACCTCGAGCTCAGTGCGAAATCGCCTCGAGATATCATAAAACACGCTCTTGCTACACATAGCAATATCGGCATCAGCTTCAGTGGTGCTGAAGATGTAGTGCTGATAGACATGGCCGTTAAGCTTAAAAAAGATGTTCATATCTTCACACTCGATACCGGTCGCTTACACCCAGAAACGTATCAATATTTGGAAAAAGTGCGCGAGACATATGGCATTCGTATTGAAATCTATTCTCCGGATGCCAGTGCCCTGCAAGCATTTACCAATGAAAAAGGCTTATTTAGCTTTTATCAGGATGGCCATAAAGAATGTTGTGGCGTACGTAAAATCGCTCCGCTTCGAAACGCCCTATCTAACCTAGATGCTTGGATCACTGGTCAGCGTAAAGACCAAAGCCCTGGCACCCGAAACAGCATTGCAACTGTAGAAGTGGACACGGCTTTCAAGGGTAAAACAGACCAACTCATTAAGTACAACCCATTGGCAAACTGGTCTTCTGAAGAGGTTTGGAATTATATTCGAGCTATGGAGATACCTTACAACGAACTGCACAGCAAAGGATTTAAAAGTATTGGGTGTGAGCCTTGTACGAAAGCGGTTTTGCCAAACCAGCATGAGCGAGAAGGCCGCTGGTGGTGGGAAGAAGCCACACAAAAAGAATGTGGCTTACACGCTGGAAATATGAGCCAACCTTAG
- a CDS encoding 3-deoxy-7-phosphoheptulonate synthase — protein MNPIDNLNVDSQTILITPSDLKKELPISDSAYNTIAEGRSAVRNILDRKDDRLMVVVGPCSIHDTEAALDYARRLKKLSDEVKDDLLIIMRVYFEKPRTTTGWKGLINDPHLNDSFKIEEGLHIGRKLLLDIAEIGLPTATEALDPISPQYMQDLISWSAIGARTTESQTHREMASGLSSAVGFKNGTDGGLEVAINALNSVSSGHNFLGINGDGQVAIIKTKGNAYGHVVLRGGNGKPNYDSVSVALCEEELIKGKLTPNIMVDCSHANSNKDHNLQPLVAENVANQILEGNKSIIGIMIESNIEAGNQKIKESLSDMTYGVSVTDACIDWKTTDTLLKNISNKISTALRSRN, from the coding sequence ATGAACCCAATTGATAACCTCAATGTTGATAGTCAAACTATCCTTATTACACCGAGTGATCTTAAAAAAGAACTGCCTATTTCAGATTCTGCCTATAACACCATAGCAGAAGGCCGAAGCGCTGTTAGAAATATTTTAGATCGTAAAGACGACCGTTTAATGGTTGTAGTAGGCCCGTGTTCAATTCACGATACCGAAGCAGCACTCGACTACGCACGTCGCCTAAAAAAGCTCAGCGATGAAGTTAAAGATGACCTCCTTATCATAATGCGCGTTTATTTTGAAAAACCACGTACCACAACTGGCTGGAAAGGGTTAATCAACGATCCGCATTTGAACGACTCCTTCAAAATTGAAGAAGGATTACATATAGGTCGTAAATTGCTACTCGATATTGCTGAGATTGGTTTACCAACAGCGACTGAAGCACTGGACCCAATTTCACCTCAATACATGCAAGATTTAATCAGCTGGTCGGCTATTGGCGCACGTACCACAGAAAGCCAGACACACCGTGAAATGGCCAGCGGCTTATCGAGCGCTGTTGGCTTCAAAAATGGTACTGACGGGGGCTTAGAAGTTGCGATTAACGCGCTTAACAGCGTGTCTTCTGGTCACAATTTCTTAGGTATCAATGGTGACGGTCAAGTGGCCATCATTAAAACGAAAGGAAATGCATATGGCCATGTTGTATTGCGAGGTGGTAATGGCAAGCCAAATTATGATTCTGTTTCAGTCGCGCTTTGCGAAGAAGAGCTCATTAAAGGCAAGCTAACTCCCAATATTATGGTTGATTGCTCTCATGCAAACTCCAACAAAGATCACAATCTCCAACCGCTAGTCGCTGAAAATGTGGCCAACCAAATTCTAGAAGGCAATAAGTCTATTATCGGCATTATGATTGAAAGTAATATTGAAGCTGGCAATCAAAAAATAAAAGAGTCACTCTCGGATATGACCTATGGCGTATCAGTAACCGACGCTTGTATTGACTGGAAAACCACCGATACCTTGCTTAAAAACATCAGCAACAAGATCTCAACGGCATTGAGATCAAGAAATTAA
- a CDS encoding sulfite exporter TauE/SafE family protein, whose protein sequence is MPFWMVMEILLFIAAGAAVGLIVGMTGVGGGALMTPILLLFGFPPQIAIGTDLWYAAITKSSSLYSHHKMNNIRWQIALTMAAGSLPAAVLTGLVLTYWFDDNGSYTHILTTALGFMLILTASAILFKNKLMKTSRDDTEGNQTSRQAVKLWAIGAILGVLVTLSSVGAGAIGTAVLLILYPKFLPSQIVGTDIAHAIPLTFVAGLVHLQLGNVDFFLLGALLMGSIPAIQIGSKLTQKVPSAILQPVLAWLLLGLGLKYAIF, encoded by the coding sequence ATGCCTTTTTGGATGGTTATGGAAATACTTTTGTTTATAGCAGCAGGCGCAGCAGTCGGGCTCATTGTGGGCATGACAGGCGTTGGCGGTGGTGCACTGATGACACCTATATTGTTGCTTTTTGGTTTTCCACCACAAATTGCCATTGGCACAGACCTTTGGTATGCCGCTATTACTAAGTCTTCCAGCCTTTATAGCCATCATAAGATGAACAATATTCGTTGGCAAATTGCGTTAACAATGGCGGCTGGTAGCTTGCCCGCTGCTGTCTTAACCGGCCTAGTATTAACCTATTGGTTTGATGACAATGGCTCTTATACCCACATTTTAACAACCGCGTTAGGGTTTATGCTGATCTTAACAGCCTCAGCCATCTTATTTAAAAACAAGCTCATGAAAACATCACGAGACGATACAGAAGGCAACCAAACAAGTAGGCAAGCTGTAAAATTGTGGGCGATAGGAGCCATTCTCGGTGTTTTGGTCACTCTCAGTTCGGTTGGTGCGGGGGCTATCGGGACCGCGGTACTGTTAATTTTGTACCCAAAGTTTTTGCCTAGCCAAATTGTCGGTACCGATATTGCTCATGCCATACCCCTGACATTTGTTGCCGGACTAGTACATTTGCAATTAGGCAACGTTGATTTCTTCTTATTGGGCGCCCTTTTAATGGGGTCGATACCTGCCATTCAGATTGGTTCGAAGTTAACCCAAAAAGTACCTTCGGCCATTTTACAGCCAGTTCTTGCTTGGCTGCTTTTAGGCTTAGGATTAAAGTACGCCATTTTTTAA
- a CDS encoding alpha/beta hydrolase: protein MLLSSGQFIHGFPACFYVQYLGLYTAKPLCKGFISLKSSSRFFPVEIIRAEVRDTYFEDTYSVKPNNSSDKTVEISLIHLQPKINAKSNQVLLIHDVFQTHWQFDEPPYSSLANQLLEAGFSVWLMDWRAHGASKKNKDDSQNYLLNMAQYDLPAVVQFINEKRNAPIQMISIGYGAQMALHSINYTLPIAHYYCVNAKPVKSKKRYWIPGIKLLKRLKLVGKSWIKGAGTEFEHQSFFRHELKRHGLLSSFTFKEGKEALQAMKGVANTIVWVATNKKGVALAKRHLKQQARVQRILEKDVTPTLLELVIKQS from the coding sequence TTGTTGTTGTCGAGCGGTCAATTTATCCATGGATTTCCAGCCTGTTTTTATGTACAGTATCTGGGATTATATACAGCTAAGCCATTGTGTAAAGGGTTTATTTCATTGAAAAGCAGCAGTCGTTTTTTCCCGGTTGAAATTATTCGCGCTGAAGTTCGCGATACTTATTTTGAAGATACTTATTCAGTTAAGCCTAACAACAGTTCCGATAAAACCGTTGAAATATCGCTTATACATTTGCAACCGAAAATTAACGCTAAATCTAACCAGGTGCTATTGATTCATGATGTTTTTCAAACGCACTGGCAATTTGATGAACCGCCGTACAGTTCATTAGCGAACCAATTGTTAGAAGCAGGTTTTTCTGTATGGCTGATGGATTGGCGCGCACATGGTGCATCGAAGAAAAATAAAGATGATTCGCAAAACTATTTATTAAATATGGCGCAGTACGATTTACCCGCCGTAGTTCAGTTTATAAATGAAAAACGCAATGCCCCGATCCAGATGATCAGTATAGGATACGGCGCTCAAATGGCTTTGCATTCCATTAACTATACGTTACCTATTGCGCACTATTATTGCGTCAACGCTAAACCAGTCAAAAGTAAAAAGCGCTACTGGATCCCTGGCATTAAATTGTTAAAGCGATTAAAACTTGTCGGTAAATCTTGGATAAAAGGTGCGGGTACTGAGTTTGAACATCAGTCTTTTTTCCGACACGAACTCAAGCGCCATGGGTTATTGTCATCGTTCACGTTCAAAGAAGGTAAAGAAGCGTTGCAAGCGATGAAGGGTGTTGCCAATACCATCGTTTGGGTTGCTACAAATAAAAAAGGGGTGGCGTTGGCTAAGCGCCACCTCAAGCAGCAAGCCCGAGTGCAGCGCATTCTAGAGAAGGATGTAACCCCCACATTGCTAGAACTAGTTATTAAGCAATCTTAG
- a CDS encoding cation:proton antiporter domain-containing protein, with product MVFSFFLIFTGAAIFATFALYTKQPLLIAYIALGVIVGPFGFSVVENTQLLTDMAEIGIIFLLFLLGLDMQLSNLISTLKKSVVVGIVSCVAFVLIGFTVTNIMGFPTSEAIIIGLCLMFSSTIIGIKLLPTTVLHHKHSGELMVGILLIQDFVAILVLLAIESLGSGTTDVYSMIKPLIMLPILAAITFTAVKFVILPLFSKFDRFQEYIFLLTIGWCLGIGELAHGLLGLSYEIGAFIAGISLASSPISQFIALNLKPLRDFFLILFFFTLGAQLNIAVLADVWVPVLVLTATVLVGKPIIFRFLLHRLSESNHLAWDIGFRLGQISEFSLLVTFIAQGAALMSEKSAVLVQSTAIATFAISSYIIVFNFHNPIAVSDKLRRD from the coding sequence ATGGTTTTTTCTTTCTTCCTTATTTTTACGGGTGCGGCAATTTTTGCCACATTCGCTCTCTACACAAAACAACCGCTGCTTATTGCGTACATCGCATTAGGCGTAATTGTCGGGCCATTTGGGTTTTCCGTCGTAGAAAACACCCAGCTTTTAACCGATATGGCCGAGATTGGCATTATATTTTTGCTGTTCTTACTTGGGCTTGATATGCAGCTTTCTAATTTAATATCGACGCTAAAGAAAAGTGTCGTTGTTGGTATTGTTAGTTGCGTGGCGTTTGTTTTAATTGGCTTTACGGTAACCAATATAATGGGGTTTCCTACCAGTGAAGCGATCATTATCGGATTGTGTTTAATGTTTTCGAGTACGATCATTGGTATTAAACTTTTACCTACTACCGTACTGCACCATAAACACTCTGGTGAGCTTATGGTGGGCATTTTGCTCATTCAAGATTTCGTTGCAATTTTGGTGTTACTGGCAATAGAAAGCCTTGGCAGCGGCACGACCGATGTGTATTCCATGATAAAACCACTTATCATGCTACCTATTTTAGCGGCCATTACTTTTACTGCGGTTAAATTTGTTATTTTACCTTTGTTCAGTAAATTCGATCGCTTCCAGGAATATATATTCTTACTCACCATTGGTTGGTGCCTGGGCATTGGCGAGCTAGCTCACGGGTTACTTGGGTTATCATACGAGATAGGCGCTTTCATCGCGGGTATTAGCTTAGCAAGCAGCCCCATATCGCAATTTATTGCTCTCAATTTAAAACCATTAAGGGATTTTTTCTTAATACTTTTCTTCTTCACCTTAGGCGCACAATTAAACATTGCAGTACTTGCAGATGTTTGGGTTCCAGTATTAGTGCTAACCGCTACTGTGCTAGTCGGCAAGCCAATCATATTCCGGTTTTTACTGCACCGGTTAAGTGAATCAAACCATTTAGCATGGGATATTGGCTTTAGGTTAGGTCAGATAAGTGAGTTTTCGCTACTGGTGACCTTTATTGCCCAGGGCGCAGCGTTAATGTCTGAGAAGTCAGCGGTATTAGTTCAATCTACAGCCATTGCAACCTTTGCTATTTCCAGCTATATCATTGTATTTAATTTTCATAACCCTATAGCCGTCTCAGATAAATTACGACGCGATTAA
- a CDS encoding FHA domain-containing protein → MSHDLVTILLTIYQCFTFNPANLYPKSFILGNRRSSEMPLLMQIKDDVVQNKFPLDQKTMSIGRATDNDIQLDDSTVSANHAWLEYHPADDEQTQPYYRLIDLKSTNGSFVNEEKISEHTIHHNDIVRIGFVSFKFIDENEHRFEETAKVHKSWIPGVYYTKDK, encoded by the coding sequence GTGTCGCACGATTTAGTCACCATTCTGTTAACGATTTATCAGTGTTTTACATTTAACCCTGCTAATCTATACCCGAAATCATTCATACTTGGCAACCGCAGGAGCTCGGAAATGCCCCTTTTAATGCAAATAAAAGATGACGTGGTGCAAAATAAGTTTCCACTGGATCAAAAAACCATGTCGATAGGTCGCGCTACGGATAACGACATTCAGCTCGATGATAGCACGGTATCGGCCAATCATGCTTGGCTTGAGTACCATCCAGCTGACGACGAACAGACTCAGCCGTACTACCGCTTAATTGATTTAAAAAGCACCAATGGCTCATTTGTTAATGAAGAGAAAATCTCAGAGCACACCATTCATCACAACGACATTGTGAGAATTGGCTTTGTATCGTTCAAGTTTATTGATGAAAATGAGCATCGCTTCGAAGAAACCGCAAAGGTACACAAAAGCTGGATTCCTGGCGTGTATTACACCAAAGACAAATAA